In the Nicotiana tabacum cultivar K326 chromosome 16, ASM71507v2, whole genome shotgun sequence genome, one interval contains:
- the LOC107819956 gene encoding aspartic proteinase-like protein 1 isoform X2, whose product MHHFLSLWMLEAICSGSLVIVYNVLRCLQATTQCWCSLVFGASIVQDKDLNEYSPARSNTSKHLSCSHRLCELGPNCQSPKERCPYTVNYYSENTSSSGFLFEDKLHLTSVGGHEHQGSVLASIVIGCGSKQSGSYLNGAAPDGVMGLGPGEISVPSLLAKSGFLPHSFSLCFDKTNSGTIFFGDQGPENQRLSSFVSLDGNYNTYIVEVQRYCFGGTCLKQSGFQALVDSGSSFTYLPSEIFPKVVTEFEEQINATRLATEDFPYCYKASSRGLPNIPSMKLVLAANQSFVIQNPVFTISSDQGDNFYCVGILPIEGMIGIIGQNLMEGYRMVFDWENMKLGWSHTKCQDIGGSAKVPPTPPPSGLASNPLPTNEQQRSPGGHAVAPAIAGKPSAASLHAVSYWHCAMSSLLLSFVVWLPYLI is encoded by the exons ATGCATCATTTCTTGTCGCTTTGGATGCTGGAAGCGATCTGCTCTGGGTCCCTTGTGATTGTGTACAATGTGCTCCGTTGTCTTCAAGCTACTACTCAATGTTG GTGCTCCCTTGTATTTGGGGCATCTATTGTGCAGGATAAAGATCTGAACGAGTATAGCCCAGCACGATCAAACACTAGCAAGCATCTATCTTGCAGCCATCGATTATGTGAACTGGGTCCTAACTGCCAGAGTCCAAAGGAACGATGCCCTTACACTGTTAACTATTATTCTGAAAATACATCAAGTTCGGGTTTTCTTTTTGAGGACAAATTGCATTTGACTTCAGTTGGTGGTCATGAACATCAAGGTTCTGTGCTAGCTTCTATCGTTATTGG GTGTGGTAGCAAACAAAGTGGCAGTTATTTGAATGGAGCTGCTCCAGATGGGGTGATGGGATTAGGGCCAGGAGAAATTTCTGTTCCAAGTTTGCTGGCGAAGTCTGGATTTCTTCCACATTCATTCTCATTGTGTTTTGACAAGACTAATTCTGGCACAATTTTCTTTGGTGATCAAGGGCCTGAAAATCAAAGACTAAGTTCATTTGTATCTTTGGATGGGAATTA CAATACCTATATTGTTGAAGTCCAACGTTATTGTTTTGGGGGTACCTGTCTAAAGCAAAGCGGATTTCAAGCCTTAGTTGATAGTGGGTCTTCCTTCACTTATCTCCCTTCCGAAATCTTTCCAAAAGTAGTAACTGAG TTTGAAGAGCAAATAAATGCTACAAGGTTAGCTACAGAAGATTTTCCTTACTGCTATAAGGCTAG TTCACGAGGTTTACCAAACATTCCTAGCATGAAACTTGTGTTAGCTGCTAACCAGAGCTTTGTAATTCAGAACCCCGTGTTTACCATCTCCAGTGATCAG GGCGATAACTTTTATTGTGTAGGTATCCTACCTATTGAGGGAATGATTGGTATCATTGGAC AAAACCTTATGGAGGGATATCGAATGGTGTTTGATTGGGAAAACATGAAGTTGGGTTGGTCTCACACCAAGT GTCAAGACATAGGAGGGAGTGCAAAAGTACCACCAACACCTCCTCCGAGTGGTTTAGCCTCAAATCCATTGCCAACAAATGAGCAACAAAGAAGCCCTGGTGGACATGCAGTTGCACCTGCCATTGCCGGCAAACCATCTGCAGCATCACTCCATGCTGTTTCATACTGGCATTGCGCTATGAGTTCTCTTCTACTTTCATTCGTTGTGTGGTTACCTTATCTGATATAA
- the LOC107819956 gene encoding aspartic proteinase-like protein 1 isoform X1, with amino-acid sequence MEIRFTAFVLTAALMLSVELSAGGTFSSRLIHGYSDEAMSFWASKGKSVTCPKRESVERMRLLLSNDLKRQRLKLGSQKQLLFPSEGSKTHFYGNDLSWLHYAWIDIGTPNASFLVALDAGSDLLWVPCDCVQCAPLSSSYYSMLDKDLNEYSPARSNTSKHLSCSHRLCELGPNCQSPKERCPYTVNYYSENTSSSGFLFEDKLHLTSVGGHEHQGSVLASIVIGCGSKQSGSYLNGAAPDGVMGLGPGEISVPSLLAKSGFLPHSFSLCFDKTNSGTIFFGDQGPENQRLSSFVSLDGNYNTYIVEVQRYCFGGTCLKQSGFQALVDSGSSFTYLPSEIFPKVVTEFEEQINATRLATEDFPYCYKASSRGLPNIPSMKLVLAANQSFVIQNPVFTISSDQGDNFYCVGILPIEGMIGIIGQNLMEGYRMVFDWENMKLGWSHTKCQDIGGSAKVPPTPPPSGLASNPLPTNEQQRSPGGHAVAPAIAGKPSAASLHAVSYWHCAMSSLLLSFVVWLPYLI; translated from the exons ATGGAGATTCGTTTCACCGCTTTTGTACTGACGGCGGCGTTGATGCTCTCCGTTGAGCTCTCCGCCGGCGGAACCTTCTCGTCGAGGTTGATTCACGGCTACTCCGACGAAGCGATGTCGTTTTGGGCATCTAAAGGGAAGAGCGTGACGTGTCCGAAGCGCGAAAGTGTGGAGCGCATGAGGTTGCTTCTTAGCAATGATTTGAAGCGCCAGAGATTAAAGCTTGGCTCGCAGAAACAACTCTTGTTTCCTTCTGAAGGAAGCAAAACTCATTTCTACGGCAACGACTTGAGTTG GCTGCATTATGCGTGGATTGATATAGGGACGCCAAATGCATCATTTCTTGTCGCTTTGGATGCTGGAAGCGATCTGCTCTGGGTCCCTTGTGATTGTGTACAATGTGCTCCGTTGTCTTCAAGCTACTACTCAATGTTG GATAAAGATCTGAACGAGTATAGCCCAGCACGATCAAACACTAGCAAGCATCTATCTTGCAGCCATCGATTATGTGAACTGGGTCCTAACTGCCAGAGTCCAAAGGAACGATGCCCTTACACTGTTAACTATTATTCTGAAAATACATCAAGTTCGGGTTTTCTTTTTGAGGACAAATTGCATTTGACTTCAGTTGGTGGTCATGAACATCAAGGTTCTGTGCTAGCTTCTATCGTTATTGG GTGTGGTAGCAAACAAAGTGGCAGTTATTTGAATGGAGCTGCTCCAGATGGGGTGATGGGATTAGGGCCAGGAGAAATTTCTGTTCCAAGTTTGCTGGCGAAGTCTGGATTTCTTCCACATTCATTCTCATTGTGTTTTGACAAGACTAATTCTGGCACAATTTTCTTTGGTGATCAAGGGCCTGAAAATCAAAGACTAAGTTCATTTGTATCTTTGGATGGGAATTA CAATACCTATATTGTTGAAGTCCAACGTTATTGTTTTGGGGGTACCTGTCTAAAGCAAAGCGGATTTCAAGCCTTAGTTGATAGTGGGTCTTCCTTCACTTATCTCCCTTCCGAAATCTTTCCAAAAGTAGTAACTGAG TTTGAAGAGCAAATAAATGCTACAAGGTTAGCTACAGAAGATTTTCCTTACTGCTATAAGGCTAG TTCACGAGGTTTACCAAACATTCCTAGCATGAAACTTGTGTTAGCTGCTAACCAGAGCTTTGTAATTCAGAACCCCGTGTTTACCATCTCCAGTGATCAG GGCGATAACTTTTATTGTGTAGGTATCCTACCTATTGAGGGAATGATTGGTATCATTGGAC AAAACCTTATGGAGGGATATCGAATGGTGTTTGATTGGGAAAACATGAAGTTGGGTTGGTCTCACACCAAGT GTCAAGACATAGGAGGGAGTGCAAAAGTACCACCAACACCTCCTCCGAGTGGTTTAGCCTCAAATCCATTGCCAACAAATGAGCAACAAAGAAGCCCTGGTGGACATGCAGTTGCACCTGCCATTGCCGGCAAACCATCTGCAGCATCACTCCATGCTGTTTCATACTGGCATTGCGCTATGAGTTCTCTTCTACTTTCATTCGTTGTGTGGTTACCTTATCTGATATAA